CCAGAATGCTCTCCGCCCCACAGTTCGCGTTGGGCCCACGGGGATTGATGCCATCGCGGCAGCGGCCCGTGGCTATGTCCGCCAGCACCGCGCCGCGATCATTGGCGCCGAAGAACCAGTTCCAGGCCGCGCGGGCATGAATCTTCCAACGATGGTCGCGCGTGGCGCGGAAAGCGGAGTGGGTTGCTTCGATGGCCGCCTGCGCTTCCAGCGGTTGCTGATCGAACGGCAGGTGGCGATGTTCGTGGCCGAAGCTGTCCGAACCAATCGGCCGGAACTGGCCGGATGCGCCGATCTGGCGCTCCGCAATCCAAGCCAGCGTATCGATGCCGCAGGCGAGGAAATCTTCGCGGCCTAGCAGATGGCCGGCTTCGACCAGAGCCTGCGACAGGCGGGGATTGTCATAGCCGAGCACCGCCTCGAACCACGCCCAGTCCGGTCGACGCGCCTTTTCCAGCAGTTGGGCCAGGAATGCGCCGCCCTGTTCGAGATAGGCGCGCGATACGGCGTGCTCGGGTTCGATACGAAGCCGTGCCGCCGCGCCCAGCATGGCGAATGCCACCGCGCGCGGACTGCCATTTGCATCGAAGGCGGGGAACGTGCGGTCGAACCAGATCCGCGCCCATTCGCGGATGTCCTGATCGGGCGAATCGGCAAGGGTGCGGCCCAGCGCCCAGGCGGCGCGGCCGTTGGAATCATCGGAACCCTCGTGCTCGCACCAGCTACGGTCGAACCGCATGAAGTTGCGGAAAACGCGAGCATCCTCGTTCCACGCGTGCTGGACGAACGAGGCGTATGTTACAGCGAGCCGGCTGCGTTCTTGCGAGGGCAGGTCCTCCACAAGGTTTGCCAGCATCAGCGCGCGGGCATTGTCGTCGAGACAATAGCCGTGACGGCGATCGGGAACGATGCCGATCGCGTGCTGATACATTCCCGTGCCGTCGGTCATGTCCAGCACGCCTTCCAGCGACGGGGTGGGCAGGCCGGCGTGGGTCCGCGGGGCGGGCGCAGCGGCGCGGGCGATGAGCCGCGCGGACTTGGCAGCAAAACGCGGCCAGATCGTCTCGCGACCCTTGGCATAGGCGCGACGCTGCAGCCCTTCGAGCGCGGCAGGATCGCCCAGCAGGTGATTGACCGCAGTGGCGATGGCATCGGCAGATGCAGGTTCGATGATGCAGCCCACATCATCGACCAGCAATTCCCGCGCGTGGCGGTACGGGGTGGACACGACTGCCTTGCCCAGGGCCACGGCATAGCTGAGCGTACCCGACGTCGACTGCTGCAGGTTGGGGTAAGGGGTGAGGTAGATGTCGCAAGCCTCGAGCTGGTCGAGCAGTTCATCGGTATCGAGGAAGCGATCGACCCATTCGATATGGTCCGAAACGCCCAGCTCGGCTGCACGCGCCTGCAACCCCTCGCGGTAACTCTCGCCCTGTTCGGCAATCAGGTTGGGATGCGTGGCGCCGATGATCCGGTACAATACGTCGGGGTGTTCGGCGACGATGGCAGGCAGGGCCGCGACCGCATGTTCCAGGCCCTTGCCGGGGCCGAGCAGACCGAACGTGGTGAGCACGCGGCGTCCGGCAAGGCCGAAGCGTTCCTTGAATTCCTCCTGCCGGCCGAACGGACGATCGGGCGCGCCGTGGTCGATCACCTCCAGCAATTCGTTTGGCGCGCCATACCGGGTGGCAAGCAGGTCACGCGAATAACGGCTCATCACCATGATCCGGCTGGCCCGCGCCACGAGCCGGCGCAGGATCGCGTCCTGCCGCTCTCCGGGATGTTCGAGCATGGTATGCGGCGTAAGGATCAGCGGCGCGGCCAGCCGGTCCACGAAATCGCACACCATTTCGCCGTCGGGGCCGCCGAAGATGCCGTATTCGTGCTGCAACCAGACCGCATCGACGCCGCTATCGTTGATGGCACGGGCCGCCTCTTCGTAGTCTGCCGCGTCTTCGGAATTGATGATGCCGGCGATACCGGGCACGCCGCGATAGCTTTCCCGCCGGCGCGGATCGTCGAGGGCATAGACTTCCGCAGTGATTTCCGGATGAAACTCGGCGAGTTTCTCGAAAATATCGGACGTGAAGGTAGCGATACCGCATTTGCGCGGGGTGAATGTACCGACCAGGGCAATACGCAGCTTTCGCGGGGCATTCCGGCGGAAGTCGACCACCGATGCGCTGCGGTTGACGTTTCCGGATTGCTCAGGGGCTTGGTGCAGGAGGGTATCCACTGGCGCTCCATTCATCGGTTGCATCGTTCGCCCCTCCGACAGACGTGCGCGCTATTTCATGTTGCAGTGCACCATGATTCGCGAACAACTGCAAGCCCAATCCGCCGAAACCAAGACCTAAGTCCGTGATGGTTGATTTCGAACGACTTTTTGGCATGAGGGTCGACGCAGTGGGAACGCCGGGCGGCGTAAGTGGTTCCGCGAGGGCAACATTGATCAATCGCCATCTCGCAAGTGCAGCGACGAGGCGCGCATGGCGCGCGACAAACCGAACCCGGAACGCCTCGCTTTACCGGGGGGCATCGACCAGTAAGCCGCGGCCGTCTAAGCCCGGGATCATGAGCAATGCGCTACCTGATACCGCAAGGATTGCCGCCGATCCGCGCTGGCTGCCCCATTCGATCGACCTTGCGAGTGAGCGCATGCTGTTCGTACACATCGATGCAGGCGACCTGACCGCTCCGGGTTTTCTGGCCGACATCGACCCTGGCGCGGCGCACAACGCTTGCTGGCTGCCGTTCGATGCCGTGCGATCGATGCAGGTCGAGGCGGGGCCGCTCCACTTCATCTTCCACACGGCTTTCTGCCGCTCCACGTTGCTGGCACGCGCGCTGAACATCGAAGGGATTTCGGTCGGCATGGCGGAGCCGGGCGTCATCGCGCACCTGGCCAGCGCGGGCGAGCGGGCGCACGGGCTGATCGGCCCCGTATGCAACCTGCTGTCGCGCCAGTGGGAGACCGCGGGTGGGCGTAGCGCAGCGGTGTTCGTCAAGCCCACCAATCATGCCAATGCATTGATCCCCGCCCTGCTGTCGGCCCGGCCCGATGCAACGGCAGTGCTGATGACCAATCCGCTTCCCACGTTTCTGCGCAGCGTCGACAGCCGTGCGCTGATGGGGCGCCGCTGGGGGCGGCAGCTTTATCTGGAGACCATGGGCTACATCGGCATGGACCTGGGGCTGGACGGCCGGGAGCAGTTCCTGATGACCGATCTGCAGGCAGCAGGCATCGCCTGGTTTCTGTCCCAACGCTATTTCGCCGGTTTGCTGAACGGGCCCGACGCGGCGCGGGTGCGCCTGCTCGACGGCGACCGCTTCGACCGTGATCGCACCAGGGCCCTGGAAGCGGTCCTGTCCCTGGCGGGCGTGGCGTTCGACAAGGCAGGGCTGCAAGCGGTGGTCGAGGGCCCGCTGTTCCGCCGCCATGCGAAACTGGGCGGCGCATTTGCTGGCGAAGCGGCAGTCCCCGCGCCCTCGTTCGCGCAGGAGGCGGAGCAGGTCGGCCAATGGATCGGCATGATCGCCGAACAGGCGGGCGTGGCAGTGCCCGTTCCGCAGACCCTGTTCTAGAGACCCGATCCGCGCGGCTTTGTTGCCCGCACCTGCTTTTTGCCCGGCACGTAGCGCCGTTCCAGGCATGATGGACCAAAGCCGTTATCTTGCCATTCACCCCCTGCCGCCTACATTGGCCCGGTGAAAGGATGCTCCCTCGCATGAACGACGACCAGGAACCCGAACAGCAGCCCAATCCGTGGATGAAGAGCCTCTTCATCTGGGGCGGTATTTTCATTGCCCTGCTGTTGACCGTCTCGATGTTCAACGGCGAGCGTGAGCCCGCTGGCGCCACCATCAGCTATTCGGACTTCAAGGACCGCGTGGCCGAAGGCACCGTGACCGAGGTGCACATCGCGCCCGAACTCATCACCGGCACCCTGCGCAACGAGGAATCGTTCGCCACGCGCCGCGTCGTCCCCGACGAACAGCTGATGACCCAGCTGGAGGCCGCCGATGTCGAGGTAACCGGTGCCCCTGCGGAACAGATGAACGTGTTGTGGGTGGTGCTGCTCAACGCGCTGCCGTTCCTGCTGATCCTCGGTATCGCCTTCTTCGCCCTGCGCCAGGTGCAGAAGGGCGGCGGCGGCGGGGCCATGGGCTTCGGGAAGTCCAAGGCCAAGCTGCTGACCGAAAAGCAGGGCCGCGTCACGTTTGACGACGTTGCCGGTATCGACGAAGCGCGCGAGGAGCTGCAGGAAATCGTCGAATTCCTGCGCGATCCGACGCGCTTCTCCAAGCTGGGCGGACAAATCCCCAAGGGCGCGCTGCTGGTCGGTTCGCCCGGTACCGGCAAGACGCTGCTGGCCCGTGCCATCGCTGGCGAGGCGCGCGTGCCGTTCTTCACCATCTCCGGTTCCGACTTCGTCGAGATGTTCGTAGGCGTGGGTGCAAGCCGCGTGCGCGACATGTTCGAACAGGCCAAGAAGAACGCGCCGTGCATCGTCTTCATCGACGAGATCGACGCCGTGGGTCGCCACCGCGGCAACGGCATCGGCAATTCCAACGACGAGCGCGAGCAGACACTGAACCAGCTGCTTGTCGAGATGGACGGCTTCGAAGCCAACGAGGGCATCATCATCATCGCCGCCACCAACCGGCCCGACGTGCTCGATCCCGCGCTGCTGCGCCCGGGCCGTTTCGATCGCCAGGTTGTGGTGCCGATCCCCGACATCGAGGGCCGTGAGAAGATCCTGGCCGTGCACATGAAGAAAGTGCCGCTCGCGCCCGATGTGAATCCGCGCACGATCGCGCGTGGCACGCCCGGCTTTTCCGGTGCGGATCTTGCCAACCTCGTCAACGAGGCTGCCCTGCTGGCCGCGCGCCGCAACAAGCGCCTCGTCGCCATGCAGGAGTTCGAGGACGCCAAGGACAAGGTCATGATGGGCTCCGAGCGCAAGTCCATGGTGATGACCGAGGACGAGAAGAAGATGACCGCCTATCACGAGGCGGGCCATGCCATCGTCGCCGTGCACGAGGCCGCGTCCGACCCCATCCACAAGGCCACCATCATCCCGCGCGGCCGCGCGCTGGGCATGGTGATGCGCCTGCCGGAACGCGACAATTACTCCTACCACCGCGACAAGATGCACGCGAACCTGTCCGTCAGCATGGGCGGGCGCGTGGCGGAGGAGATCATCTTCGGCCATGACAAGGTGTCGAGTGGCGCCTCGTCCGACATCCAGTACGCCACCGACCTGGCGCGCAACA
This is a stretch of genomic DNA from Aurantiacibacter arachoides. It encodes these proteins:
- a CDS encoding glycosyltransferase family 4 protein; translation: MDTLLHQAPEQSGNVNRSASVVDFRRNAPRKLRIALVGTFTPRKCGIATFTSDIFEKLAEFHPEITAEVYALDDPRRRESYRGVPGIAGIINSEDAADYEEAARAINDSGVDAVWLQHEYGIFGGPDGEMVCDFVDRLAAPLILTPHTMLEHPGERQDAILRRLVARASRIMVMSRYSRDLLATRYGAPNELLEVIDHGAPDRPFGRQEEFKERFGLAGRRVLTTFGLLGPGKGLEHAVAALPAIVAEHPDVLYRIIGATHPNLIAEQGESYREGLQARAAELGVSDHIEWVDRFLDTDELLDQLEACDIYLTPYPNLQQSTSGTLSYAVALGKAVVSTPYRHARELLVDDVGCIIEPASADAIATAVNHLLGDPAALEGLQRRAYAKGRETIWPRFAAKSARLIARAAAPAPRTHAGLPTPSLEGVLDMTDGTGMYQHAIGIVPDRRHGYCLDDNARALMLANLVEDLPSQERSRLAVTYASFVQHAWNEDARVFRNFMRFDRSWCEHEGSDDSNGRAAWALGRTLADSPDQDIREWARIWFDRTFPAFDANGSPRAVAFAMLGAAARLRIEPEHAVSRAYLEQGGAFLAQLLEKARRPDWAWFEAVLGYDNPRLSQALVEAGHLLGREDFLACGIDTLAWIAERQIGASGQFRPIGSDSFGHEHRHLPFDQQPLEAQAAIEATHSAFRATRDHRWKIHARAAWNWFFGANDRGAVLADIATGRCRDGINPRGPNANCGAESILAFQLAHYSMIALETEVGGDSRGGFDGARDERVESAIAAP
- the ftsH gene encoding ATP-dependent zinc metalloprotease FtsH; the protein is MNDDQEPEQQPNPWMKSLFIWGGIFIALLLTVSMFNGEREPAGATISYSDFKDRVAEGTVTEVHIAPELITGTLRNEESFATRRVVPDEQLMTQLEAADVEVTGAPAEQMNVLWVVLLNALPFLLILGIAFFALRQVQKGGGGGAMGFGKSKAKLLTEKQGRVTFDDVAGIDEAREELQEIVEFLRDPTRFSKLGGQIPKGALLVGSPGTGKTLLARAIAGEARVPFFTISGSDFVEMFVGVGASRVRDMFEQAKKNAPCIVFIDEIDAVGRHRGNGIGNSNDEREQTLNQLLVEMDGFEANEGIIIIAATNRPDVLDPALLRPGRFDRQVVVPIPDIEGREKILAVHMKKVPLAPDVNPRTIARGTPGFSGADLANLVNEAALLAARRNKRLVAMQEFEDAKDKVMMGSERKSMVMTEDEKKMTAYHEAGHAIVAVHEAASDPIHKATIIPRGRALGMVMRLPERDNYSYHRDKMHANLSVSMGGRVAEEIIFGHDKVSSGASSDIQYATDLARNMVTKWGMSDKLGPLQYESSQEGYLGMGQTVRTMAGEETNKLIDAEIKNLVEGAHSRATQLLSDHQDQLHLLAQAMLEYETLTGDEIKALLEGGKIDRPDTPRGPIPVRPDQGSGIPQAGKRFGGAGEAPQGA